From the genome of Numenius arquata chromosome 9, bNumArq3.hap1.1, whole genome shotgun sequence:
GAGGAGCCCGAAACCATCACTGTCAGCATCCCACGCCTCCCGGGAaggctgtggggtgcaggtggggtgcaggcagggtgcaggcagggtgcaggcaggggctgcaggcagggggagcaggcagggtgcaggcaggatgcaggcgGGATGCAGTCAGGGTGCAAgtgggatgcaggcaggatgcaggcaaggtgcaggagggatgcaggcaaggtgcaggagggatgcaggcagggggtgcaggcagggggtgcaggcagggtccCTACACCTCACCgtctccccaggctgcagcccccagccctttTCCCGAGGGGCAGTGGGAGGTTGAGCGTCACCCTGTTCCCAGGGTTGGCTCCCGGTAAGAAATTCCCAGCTCGGCAGAAGGGCTCCTTTTTGCCCAGTGCGAGGTTTTGCACATGGCTGTGTCCCTGTCCCTTTTCCCAGCTGTCCCCAGCGAGCCGTCCCCATgcccaggcagagcaggggggcTCCCCTTCTCCAGTGGGACCAATCCCCCCACCAGGCTGTGCGTCCCTGTGTCCCACCCCGGGGTACCACTCACAGTTGATGGGCCTCTCCTTGCTGAAGAGCTTCACCAGCTCGCTGAAGTGGAGCAGGTAGGTGGTGACATCCTGCTGCCGCTTGGCCCAGGCGTCCGGGGGCTCCAGCGGCAGCACCTGGGTGACATTATGCCCCTCCAGGAGATGGCTGAGCCGCCCGTCCAGGCTGGCGTTCCCCCAGAAGATGGAGTTGCCTTTGGAGACACGGGTCCGTTGCAGCATGGTGAAGGTGAGCGGGGCTGCGAGAGATGCCGGACATCACCCAccgccctgtccccctcccctaaAGCCGTGGGTGTCCCCAACGCCAACCCCAAGTCTCTCTGACCCCACCGCCACCGTGTCCTCGCCTTACCCGCCTggtctgccccacagcccagggctccgcagagcagcagcagccggaGCATCatcaggacagggatggggacgggaacTGCGGCCCCACGGCTGGCCTGGCGGGGAGTTAAGcgtggggacggggatggggacaggaatggTGGCCCCACGGCTGGCCTGGCGGGGAGTTAAGcgtggggacggggatggggacaggaatggTGGCCCCACGGCTGGCCTGGCGGGGAGTTAAGTGGGAGCGGGGAggtggggctgcaggaggaggagagcgggAGTGCAGCCAGGTCTCTCCCATTTCCTTAGCCCTGCCACTCGCACCCCTTCCCTGCCGGACACGCCGGGGGTGCAGCTCAGCCCGGGGCACTGTGGGACTGCATGGCACCGTGGGACTGCATGGCACCGCTCCAGCCGGGAGGGAAGAAGCCAgcgcctgcctcagtttccccatccctTGGCTGGGCAGGGGCCCCGTCCCTGCTCCCCCGGGTGAGGCCAGCGGGGACACAGCGGTGGGGGACTGctccaggaggaaaagggagggatggggggagcagcCTCGCAGGACCACACTTCTCCTGGACATCCAGCACCAGTGGCCCCAGCAAGCACTGGAGTGACGGGACTCCCATCCCCAGAAGGATGTGACCCTCAGGATGCGGCATTCCCGCAGCCCCCACGATAGActgggtggcgggggggggacgctgCAGGCGGGACCGAGAAACCCCTGGCTGGCCTTGCTCCgtatgttcattttttttaattctacctaAAATAATCAGAGAttaaaattgaagaaaatataaaatttatattaaaatatccaGCTCATCCCCTGGCAGCATACACTGGCACTACACCGCCTGCCACAACACAGTATGGCACAGTATGGCACAGTATGGCGCAGTATGGGACAGTATGGGATGGTATGGCATGgtatggcacagcatggcactgTATGGCATGATATGGCAAGGTATGGCACAATAAGGGATGGTATGGTACAGTATGGCACGATATGGGATGGTATGGCACAGTATGGCATGGTATGGGATGGTGTGGCATGGCATGATATGGCAGAGGGTGGGACAGTATGGTGCAGTATGGCGCAGTATGGCATGGTATGGGATGGTATAGTGCAGTATGGCACTGTGTGGCATGATATGGCAAGGAATGGCACAGTATGGCGCAATAAGGGATGGTATGGTACGGTGTGGtatgggatggcatggcatgaTATGGCACAGGGTGGGACAGTATGGTGCAGTATGGCATGGTACGGCATAGTATGGGATGGTATGGCATGCTATAGCTCGGTATGGGGTGGTAGGGGACATAGGGGACAGTATGGCACAGTATGACATGGTATGGCACGATATGGCACGGTATTGCACGGTATGGCACGGTATGGCACGGTATGGCACAGTATGGTTCGGTATGGGATGGTATAGTGTGGTATGGGGCGGTATGGCATGGCATGGAACGGTATGGGATGGTATGGGGTGGTATGGTGCAATATGGGATGGTATGGGGCAGTAGGGGACAGTATAGGACGGTATGGGAGAGTATGGGATGGTATGGGGCAATATGGGGCGGTATAGGACGGTATGGGGCAATatggggtggtgtggggcagtATAGGATGGTATGGGGCGGTATGGGAGAGTATGGGGCAATATGGGGTGGTATGGGGCAGTACAGGATGGTATGGGATGGTATGGGGCAATATGGGGTGGTATAGGGCGGTATGGGATGGTATGGGACGGTATAGGGCGGTGTGGGGCAGTATGGGATGGTATGGGACAGTATAGGGCGGTATGGGGCGGTATGGGGCGGTCCGGCACTGCATGACGCCGTATGTCGCGATATGTCGCGGTCCGGCGCGCCACGGCCGCAGGGAGGGGCGTGGCCTggcgggagggggcgtggccgtggtgggcggggagggggcgtgtCCCCGCGGGGGCGTGTCCGGCGGCGCCGGTGCCGGGAGCGCAGCGATGGCGGCGGCGGAGCTGGAGCGGCTGCGGATGGCGGGGGCCGGCATGGCCATCGCCGTCCTCACCAGCGGCGGGGACGCGCAAGGTGGGGCCGGgcgggaggaaaggggggggatctggagtgggggggacaccccggtcCCGCCCCGCGTGTCCGTgtccgcccggccccgcgggcgcGGCGGGGACAGAGTCCGCGGGGCCTCGGGGCGCGCGGCGCGGAGGCGGCCCGCGCTCCTCCCCCGGGagcggcgagggggggggggacatcccCCCATCCCGTATCCCCTCCACCGGGGGAGGGTCGCTGCGTCCCACCCGCCGTATCCCCGTTCCCCCCGGAGCACCCTCCACGGGAGGTCACGGGCCCCACGGTGGAACCCCCCCACGGTGtggcccccctccccgcccggggaTGAGCAGCTGTTTCTGACACCTATCGCTCTCCGGTGGTTGCTCATCTGCAGCTCCCACCCATGCACTGAGTTTCCCCggtctctgcctgcctgccccccctccctgcacGGGAGGGGACACCTCGAGGTCACCTATAGGATCTGGTCCCCTATGGGGTGTGGGGTCCCTTGGGGCCACCCCGGTTCATGtctcacctttccagggatgaaCGCTGCCGTCCGCGCTGTCACCCGCATGGGGATATACGTGGGAGCCAAGGTCTTCCTCATCTACGAGGTTGGGGTACCCCCTGGCTCCCCGCAATGGGTAGGGGgcaaccaacacccccccccatgcCGGGACACCCCTCACCTCCGTCCCCCCACTTCTCCGCAGGGCTACGAGGGGCTGGTGGAAGGGGGGGACAACATCAAGCAAGCCAACTGGCTCAGCGTCTCCAACATCATCCAGCTGGTGAGGATCATTGGTGGGGCCGTGGGACCTCCAAATCCCACCCCACGCCCCCAGATCTGCGTGacgagctctgtgtgtgtgtgtgtgtgtgtgtctcccacCACTTCGTCTCTCCAGGGTGGGACGGTGATCGGCAGCGCCCGCTGCAAAGCCTTCACCACCCGGGCGGGCCGGCTGCGGGCCGCCCGTAACCTGGTGGAGCACGGCATCACCAACCTCTGCGTCATCGGTGGGGACGGCAGCCTGACGGGGGCCGACATCTTCCGTTCCGAGTGGGGTGGGCTGCTGGAGGAACTGGTCCGAGACGGTGGgtgaacccccccccctcccaaaacccctGGGTGGGTAGAGCTGAAAGCATTCACCAGAGGTTGAGGTCCAGAGCTTCCACCCCATCGCCGTGACCCCCAAGGAGGGCTGGGCTCCTCCGCTGCCTGATGCCGGGAGGGGGACGGGAGCACCCTAAAATAACCGGTGgcctggccgtgtccccccccgcagGGCAGATCAGCGAGGAGGTGGCACGGGTGAACAGCCGCCTGAACAtcgtggggctggtgggctccatCGACAACGACTTCTGCGGCACCGACATGACCATCGGCACCGACTCGGCCCTGCACCGCATCATGGAGGTGATCGACGCCATCACCACCACGGCGCAGAGGTGAGCAGGGGCCAGGGGCCGGGGGCTGGGCCACCCCAGGCAGCCCAcccaccctccttctcctcccacccgTCTCCTTGCAGCCACCAGCGGACGTTCGTGCTGGAGGTGATGGGCCGCCACTGCGGGTAAGCCCCCACGGGTGGGGAAACCACGTTTCGGGGCCGGTCCCGGTGCCGGCACTGCCACCGCCGTGTCCCCCCAGGTACCTTGCGCTGGTGTCCGGCTTGGCCTCGGGCGCCGACTGGCTCTTCATCCCCGAATCCCCTCCAGAGGACGGCTGGGAGGACCTCATGTGCGAGAGGCTCGGGGAGgtgagccggggcgggggggaatgtTTCCTATGGTCCCGTCCCCCTTTTGTCCCCAGAGAGTCCCCGCAGGGACGCGGGCTGAGCCCCATGGCTGGCTCCCGGCCCTTGCGAAGCTTCGGGAGCTCCTGCCATTGTCCCTGTGAAACGGGCCACTCAGCCGAGCGCAAATCCAGCCCTCCTGTGCCAGGGGCTCAGACGCCCAGAACctgagtgtccccccccaccaggCTACGGCCGGTGGGGACAAAGGATGCTCGGGCTCGGCCGCCGGTGAGCTTTGGCTGAGCCGTTTTCCTCCTCTCGCCCCAGACGCGCAGCAGAGGGTCGCGGCTCAACATCATCATCATCGCCGAGGGCGCCATCGACCGCAGCGGCAAACCCATCTCCTCCAACTATGTGAAGGACGTAAGCGCCCGCTCCGGCCCCCGCGCCAGCACCCGCGGTGACACGGCGGGTCCCTGGCctgacctcctcccctcctctctccctctcctctcctctcctctcctctcctctcctctcctctcctctcctctcctctcctctcctctcctctcctctcctctcctctcctctcctctcctctcctctcctctcctctcctctcctctcctctcctctcctctcctctcctctcctctcctctcctctcctctcctctcctctcctctcctctcctctccctctccctctccctctcctctctcccctcccctcctctccctctccctctccctctccctctccctctccctctcctctcctctcctctcctctcctctcctctcctctcctctcctctcctctcctctcctctcctctcctctcctctcctctcctctcctctcctctccctctccctctccctctccctctccctctcctctcctctccctctcctctcctctcctctcctctcctctcctctcctctcctctcctctcctctcctctcctctcctctcctctcctctcctctcctctcctctcctctccctctccctctccctctcctctcctctcctctcctctcctctcctctcctctcctctcctctcctctcctctcctctcctctcctctcctctccctctccctctccctctccctctcctctctcctctcctctccgcagCTGGTGGTGCAGCGCTTGGGCTTCGACACGCGGGTCACCGTCCTGGGCCACGTGCAGCGTGGAGGGACACCCTCAGCCTTCGACCGAGTGCTGGTGggtcttgggaggggacacacagagctgggggggggtcaccccgcagaagggagcaggcagctggggaaccccccctcctgccttccctctgcccaTGGCAGATGAGGGGTGAGGCTCGAACGGGTTCCCCAGGCAGAGCCATGCGCCCGTTTCCCCTCATTTCCTGcaaattttttggggggggttaaataaAACCAGCCGCACGGTTTCCGCTGCCGGGGAAATGTCCCACCCGGGTGGCACGGGTGGCCagcagctgcggggggggggggggttgcccctTTGCCTTTTGCAGAGCAGCAAGATGGGGATGGAGGCGGTGATGGCGCTGCTGGAGGCCACGCCGGACACCCCCGCCTGCGTGGTGAGCCTCTCGGGGAACCAGTCGGTGCGGCTGCCCCTCATGGAGTGCGTCCAGGTGGTGAGTACTGGGGGGCACCCGCTGGGTGGGggtcccgctcccctccccacAAAGCCGGGGTGTGACGGTGCTgcgtctcccccctccccaagacaAAGGATGTGCAGAAGGCCATGGATGAGAAGAGGTTTGAGGAAGCCATCCAGCTCCGtggaaggtgaggagcggggggaCTGGTATGGGGGGAGATGTCCTTACGGGGTGGCCGAAAGGACGTGCTGGGGTGGGGGCTTCTCCCCGGGGTGGAACCAGCTGGGGAGGGTGTCCCCCCTTGCACCCTGAGGTCCAGGCGCGCCTCGGGGCCACGGCGTCCTGTCCTTGCAGGAGCTTTGAGAACAACTGGAACATCTACAAGCTGTTGGCGCACCAGAAGCCGGCGCAGGAGAAggtgaggagggatggggagTGGTGGGGGACACCTTCCCCGCCTTGGGGACAGGTAGCGacgtgccatccctgtccccgtccccgcagaGCCCCTTCAGCATGGCCATCCTGAACGTGGGTGCTCCGGCCGCCGGCATGAACGCGGCCGTCAGGTCGGCCGTGCGGATCGCCATCTGCCAGGGACACACCGTCTACGTGGTGAGCGACGGCTTCGAGGGCTTGTCCAAGGGGCAGGTAAGGGGGACGGCGAGCCTGGGGGACAGCGggtttcccggggggggggggtttgggctcggaggggggtgctggggtgctccCCCACCCTAAAACTGCTGCTTGCAGATCCGTGAGGTGGGCTGGCACGACGTGGCGGGCTGGCTGGGACGCGGAGGGTCCATGCTGGGCACCAAGAGGTAAGTGCAGCCCCGGGAGGCACAGGGGACATAGGGGAGGGGACACCGCTGTCCCCAGGGATTGCAGGGACCCACCTGTCCTCACCCCGCggtctctcctccctttccccaccgCAGGACGCTGCCCAAGACCTGCATGGAAAAGATCGTGGAGAACGTGCGGAAATTCAACATCCAGGGGCTGCTGGTCATCGGGGGGTTCGAGGTGCGGGGGGAACCCTCAGCCCTGGTTTGGtgggggctggggtgggctgtGGGCACCCTGGGCCACCCCTTTTGGGGTGCAGATCCGTCTCCCCAGCCCTCGGTTGTTTGCAGGCATACGAGGgggtgctgcagctggtggaggccCGTGGGCAGTATGAGGAGCTCTGCATCATCATGTGCGTCATCCCCGCCACCATCAGCAACAACGTGCCCGGGACCGACTTCAGCCTGGGCTCGGACACGGCCGTCAACGCGGCCATGGAGGtgagggacagggcaggagggaagccCATGGGGCCAtcccgctccagcaggtcccaTGGTGTTTTGGGATGAACCAGCGTCCCATCCCGGGCAGCAAAGATGGGGTTTCCTGGTGTGagcccccacacacacacactttttcccGGCACAGAGCTGTGACCGCATCAAGCAGTCGGCCTCGGGCACCAAGCGCCGCGTCTTCATCGTGGAGACGATGGGGGGCTACTGCGGGTACCTGTCGACCGTCACCGGCATCGCGGTGGGCGCCGATGCCGCCTACGTCTACGAAGATCCCTTCACCATCCACGACCTGAAGGTGAGTGAGGCAGGGCGCTGCTTTCTGGCTTGGGTAAAATAAGATGGAAAACCAGGATAGAGAGGGCTCCAGCCAAGCCCCATGAAGCCACCGGGTGACGTTAGTGGCTCTGGAGTCCATATGAGAGGACCTGGGATGGCTGCAGAGGACATGCGACGCCGCTGGCATCCTGGTGTTCGTTTTGCAGGCCAATGTGGAGCACTTGACCGACAAAATGAAGACGGATATCCAGAGAGGGCTGGTGCTGCGGTGAGTCGGGGATCCCTGGGGACACTCGCTGGAAaacccagcccggtggcagggaGCGAGGCCAGCGCTGAGCCCTTCCCACAGCCGGAGAGGGTCCCTGGGCACAGTGAGGTTGGGCACGGTGGGTGCACGACGTCCTGCCCGAGGATGTCACACTCGGCCAGGGGGACAGTCCTGCGCTGGGTGCCTccgctgccctccccaccccatccccagggagaacaaaacagcaaaaaaaaggtgttcagGGGAGCACGGAGGGACCTCCTGGGGACATCAGCTTAAGGTGCAGCTCCCCAACCCCTTCCTTCTGCTCCCCCAGCAACGAGAAGTGCCACGAGCACTACACCACCGAGTTCCTCTACAACCTCTACTCCTCTGAGGGCAAAGGCATCTTTGACTGCAGGATTAATGTCCTGGGCCACCTCCAGCAGGTATGGATAGGACAACATGGGCCACTGCTGTCCCCAAGAGCCAGGCGAGCTTGACATCGCCATTTCTTTGTCCCCAGGGGGGAGCCCCGACCCCCTTTGACCGCAACTACGGGACCAAGCTGGGAGTGAAGGCAGTGCTGTGGATGTCGGAGAAGCTGCAGGAGGTCTACCGCAAGGGTGAGATGAGGCATGGGGTcctgtggggtgggaggtggcacTGGGCAGCCCCTGGGCATGGCACTGGGCAGCAGGGTGGCCATGGTCAGCTGTGTCCCCCTCCCAGGGCGTGTGTTTGCCAACTCGGGCGACTCTGCCTGCGTGATCGGGCTCAGGAAGAAGGTGGTGGCCTTCAGCCCCGTGACGGAG
Proteins encoded in this window:
- the PFKL gene encoding ATP-dependent 6-phosphofructokinase, liver type, whose amino-acid sequence is MAAAELERLRMAGAGMAIAVLTSGGDAQGMNAAVRAVTRMGIYVGAKVFLIYEGYEGLVEGGDNIKQANWLSVSNIIQLGGTVIGSARCKAFTTRAGRLRAARNLVEHGITNLCVIGGDGSLTGADIFRSEWGGLLEELVRDGQISEEVARVNSRLNIVGLVGSIDNDFCGTDMTIGTDSALHRIMEVIDAITTTAQSHQRTFVLEVMGRHCGYLALVSGLASGADWLFIPESPPEDGWEDLMCERLGETRSRGSRLNIIIIAEGAIDRSGKPISSNYVKDLVVQRLGFDTRVTVLGHVQRGGTPSAFDRVLSSKMGMEAVMALLEATPDTPACVVSLSGNQSVRLPLMECVQVTKDVQKAMDEKRFEEAIQLRGRSFENNWNIYKLLAHQKPAQEKSPFSMAILNVGAPAAGMNAAVRSAVRIAICQGHTVYVVSDGFEGLSKGQIREVGWHDVAGWLGRGGSMLGTKRTLPKTCMEKIVENVRKFNIQGLLVIGGFEAYEGVLQLVEARGQYEELCIIMCVIPATISNNVPGTDFSLGSDTAVNAAMESCDRIKQSASGTKRRVFIVETMGGYCGYLSTVTGIAVGADAAYVYEDPFTIHDLKANVEHLTDKMKTDIQRGLVLRNEKCHEHYTTEFLYNLYSSEGKGIFDCRINVLGHLQQGGAPTPFDRNYGTKLGVKAVLWMSEKLQEVYRKGRVFANSGDSACVIGLRKKVVAFSPVTELKKVTDFEHRLPQEQWWLNLRLMLKMLANYQISLTEYISGTMEHVTRRTLSIEKGF